One part of the Truepera radiovictrix DSM 17093 genome encodes these proteins:
- a CDS encoding DUF4105 domain-containing protein, producing MAPLYPLYLLALGAFLGLSLRQKRPSNHRDWNPDMARPPEGEVVGDTLRLHNVRNIRYGPPGSPFEAVWETRTYDLSRVRRVWFVVESFSRFEVIAHTLISFEFEGAYLAFSAEARLHGGERYNLVRGLFNAYELLYAFGDERDFILRRTLYQDHDVYLYPLDFSPQETRALLLDILAEANRLARTPRFYNSLTRNCTNLLGVHANRVRPGSFAWWRPSQVLPGLSDRLLYRKGWIDTDRPWEGLREHHNVRAVTQRLRDDPEVSERMRDGLRPGARAT from the coding sequence ATGGCCCCGCTCTACCCGCTCTACCTCCTCGCCCTCGGCGCATTTTTGGGCCTCTCGCTCCGCCAAAAGCGCCCCTCGAACCACCGCGACTGGAACCCCGACATGGCGCGCCCCCCCGAAGGGGAGGTGGTAGGCGACACGCTCAGGCTGCACAACGTCCGCAACATCCGTTACGGCCCCCCCGGCAGCCCCTTCGAGGCCGTGTGGGAGACGCGCACCTACGACCTGAGCCGCGTGCGGCGCGTCTGGTTCGTGGTGGAGTCGTTTAGCCGCTTCGAGGTCATCGCCCACACGCTCATCTCGTTTGAGTTTGAGGGCGCGTACCTCGCTTTCTCCGCCGAGGCGCGGCTCCACGGCGGCGAGCGCTACAACCTCGTGCGCGGGCTCTTTAACGCCTACGAACTCCTCTACGCCTTCGGCGACGAACGCGACTTTATCCTGCGCCGCACCCTCTATCAAGACCACGACGTCTACCTCTACCCGCTTGACTTCTCCCCGCAGGAGACGCGCGCGCTCCTTTTAGACATCCTCGCCGAAGCCAACCGGCTCGCCCGCACCCCGCGCTTTTACAACTCCCTTACGCGCAACTGCACGAACCTTTTGGGCGTCCACGCCAACCGCGTCCGCCCCGGTTCGTTCGCCTGGTGGCGCCCGTCGCAGGTTCTGCCGGGGCTCTCGGACCGGCTCCTCTACCGCAAGGGGTGGATCGACACCGACAGGCCCTGGGAGGGTCTGCGCGAACACCACAACGTTAGAGCGGTGACGCAGCGCCTGCGCGACGACCCGGAGGTGTCCGAGAGGATGCGCGACGGGCTCCGGCCGGGGGCCCGCGCTACTTAA
- a CDS encoding NTP transferase domain-containing protein, whose amino-acid sequence MPSPAPHPPLVDPATSPVTAVVLGGGEGDALARAAGVRAKALVPFGGKPLACYVLEALQATPAVGAVLYVGTSPTPAVKGLEPGATFLESFQRGVQAALKGRPERILVLTADLPWLNPEALTAFLASAPDAELVYPIIAEASARAQFPAQRRTFVRLKEGRFTGGNLMLLKPAAVAALEPFIGRAYAGRKNPLVLAQLLGVDVIFRLLLGRLDLPAIEARAERVLGCTVRAVVTEHASIGADVDKPEHLSVASGGAVSGAVGIK is encoded by the coding sequence ATGCCGTCCCCTGCGCCGCACCCACCGCTAGTAGACCCCGCCACCTCCCCCGTCACCGCCGTCGTCCTCGGTGGTGGTGAGGGGGACGCGCTCGCGCGCGCCGCCGGCGTGCGCGCCAAAGCGCTCGTCCCCTTCGGCGGCAAACCGCTCGCCTGTTACGTCCTCGAGGCGCTGCAGGCGACCCCCGCGGTGGGCGCGGTGCTCTACGTCGGGACCTCCCCGACGCCGGCGGTCAAGGGGTTAGAGCCCGGCGCGACGTTTCTCGAGAGCTTCCAGCGGGGTGTTCAAGCGGCCCTCAAGGGGCGTCCGGAGCGCATCTTGGTCTTGACCGCCGACCTGCCGTGGCTCAACCCGGAGGCGCTCACGGCGTTTTTGGCGAGCGCGCCGGACGCCGAGCTGGTCTATCCCATCATCGCCGAGGCGTCGGCGAGGGCGCAGTTCCCGGCTCAGCGCCGCACCTTCGTCCGGCTTAAAGAGGGGCGCTTTACGGGGGGGAATCTGATGCTCCTCAAACCCGCCGCCGTCGCGGCGCTCGAGCCCTTTATCGGCCGCGCCTACGCGGGGCGCAAAAACCCGCTCGTGTTGGCGCAGCTGTTGGGGGTCGACGTGATCTTCCGGCTGCTGCTCGGCCGCTTGGACCTCCCGGCTATCGAAGCGCGCGCCGAGCGGGTGTTGGGGTGCACCGTGCGCGCCGTGGTCACCGAGCACGCGAGCATCGGGGCGGACGTGGACAAACCCGAGCACTTAAGCGTGGCCTCTGGCGGTGCCGTGAGTGGGGCGGTAGGGATTAAGTAG
- a CDS encoding PEGA domain-containing protein: MKRTLLGLFGGLFLALPLAAAQPVEEVVISPQAIVVNPLPAFEVEVFVDRDASGEAAPVYEIGEAMTIGVRVSEDAYVYLFNVRSDGVVRQILPNNYDEAGRNNFVRAGETRLFPPQGARYEFRVAGPEGLDKVIAVASETPLDTSTLASFEADPNFASSTIGESGFAESLSVIVRPLPQEAWVSDTALFYVGRAAAAPRYGTLSITSEPSGAQVFIDDRFVGYTPLRYGAEAGNRLVNVVYEGYETYEATITVTGGETREVRANLRAQQRTGRVVFESDPQGAEVYVNGQRIGTTPTGAVTLPEGTHQARFVSAGFDEVTVSFTVNPGGTQRVSAELRAQVGALELQGNVGGAVVFLDGRRVGTLPSGTGRLTLEELEPGIHQLTVTAPGYSTYVSDVEVRAGETTRVQITQTQR; the protein is encoded by the coding sequence ATGAAACGTACCCTATTAGGTCTTTTCGGCGGGCTTTTTCTGGCGCTCCCCCTAGCGGCGGCGCAGCCGGTCGAAGAGGTCGTGATTAGCCCCCAAGCGATCGTCGTAAACCCGCTCCCCGCGTTCGAGGTCGAGGTTTTCGTGGACCGCGACGCCTCCGGCGAGGCAGCGCCGGTCTACGAGATCGGTGAAGCGATGACGATCGGCGTCCGCGTCTCCGAAGACGCCTACGTCTACCTCTTTAACGTGCGAAGCGACGGCGTGGTGCGGCAGATTCTGCCGAACAACTACGACGAGGCGGGGCGGAACAACTTCGTCCGCGCGGGTGAGACCAGGTTGTTCCCGCCGCAGGGCGCGCGCTACGAGTTTCGCGTGGCGGGCCCCGAGGGGCTCGACAAGGTGATCGCGGTGGCGAGCGAGACGCCTCTAGACACCTCGACGCTGGCGAGCTTCGAGGCCGACCCGAACTTCGCGTCGTCGACCATCGGCGAGTCGGGCTTCGCGGAGTCGCTCTCGGTCATCGTCCGGCCTCTGCCGCAAGAGGCGTGGGTCTCGGACACGGCGCTCTTCTACGTCGGTCGGGCCGCCGCCGCGCCGCGCTACGGCACCCTGTCGATCACCTCGGAGCCCTCGGGGGCGCAGGTCTTTATCGACGACCGCTTCGTCGGGTACACCCCGCTGCGTTACGGCGCCGAAGCCGGTAACCGGCTCGTCAACGTCGTGTACGAGGGCTATGAGACCTACGAGGCGACGATCACCGTGACGGGCGGCGAGACGCGCGAGGTGCGGGCGAACCTGCGCGCGCAGCAGCGCACGGGCCGCGTCGTCTTCGAGAGCGACCCGCAGGGCGCCGAGGTGTACGTCAACGGCCAGCGCATCGGCACCACGCCCACGGGGGCGGTGACGCTCCCCGAGGGCACCCATCAGGCGCGCTTCGTCTCCGCAGGGTTTGACGAGGTGACGGTGTCGTTCACCGTCAACCCGGGGGGGACGCAGCGGGTCTCGGCGGAGCTGCGCGCCCAAGTCGGCGCCTTGGAGCTGCAGGGCAACGTCGGCGGCGCGGTGGTCTTTCTGGACGGGCGGCGGGTCGGGACGCTGCCGAGCGGTACGGGGCGTCTGACCCTGGAGGAGCTCGAGCCGGGGATCCATCAGCTCACCGTCACCGCCCCGGGCTACAGCACCTACGTCAGCGACGTCGAGGTGCGCGCCGGCGAGACGACGCGGGTGCAGATCACCCAGACGCAGCGCTAG
- a CDS encoding outer membrane lipoprotein carrier protein LolA, with the protein MPHTPLRPPTARRALQGALAALLVGAASAQDLSADEVLENLEARTQALQDASFLLTGTIFDADGQEIILEVETDFIPDEELVRAYFIQPDALADNFVIVDGDTVYNYLFVTNQVTILNANDPDALGGLLPEVEDELEGGVNLTPDLGRFFSGDTWEASVEGYEESPDGPVYRLRFTNRDEGANIAYVTATILDGEWLPQSVTIVQANEAPLAELFFEDYLLDSGLDPEELRFIPPDAERIDER; encoded by the coding sequence ATGCCGCACACCCCCTTACGCCCACCCACCGCGCGCCGCGCCCTGCAGGGCGCCCTCGCCGCGCTCCTGGTTGGCGCTGCGAGCGCCCAGGACCTGAGCGCCGACGAGGTGCTCGAGAACCTCGAGGCCCGCACCCAGGCGCTGCAAGACGCTAGCTTTTTGCTCACTGGGACGATCTTCGACGCCGACGGCCAGGAGATCATCTTGGAGGTCGAAACCGACTTTATCCCGGACGAGGAGCTTGTGCGCGCCTACTTCATCCAACCGGACGCTTTGGCCGACAACTTCGTCATCGTCGACGGCGACACGGTCTACAACTACCTCTTCGTCACCAACCAGGTCACCATCTTAAACGCCAACGACCCGGACGCTTTGGGCGGGCTCTTGCCGGAGGTCGAGGACGAGCTCGAGGGGGGCGTCAACCTCACCCCCGACCTGGGGCGCTTTTTCAGTGGCGACACCTGGGAGGCGAGCGTTGAGGGCTACGAAGAGAGCCCGGACGGCCCCGTCTACCGGTTGCGCTTTACCAACCGCGACGAGGGCGCCAACATCGCCTACGTCACGGCGACCATTCTGGACGGCGAGTGGCTGCCGCAGAGCGTAACCATCGTCCAAGCGAACGAGGCCCCCTTGGCCGAACTCTTCTTCGAGGACTACCTCCTCGACAGCGGCCTAGACCCCGAGGAGCTGCGCTTCATCCCACCCGACGCCGAGCGGATCGACGAAAGATAA
- the fumC gene encoding class II fumarate hydratase, translated as MSQAYRTEKDTMGELQVPADKYWGAQTQRSLQNFRIGGQRMPLEVIRAFAVLKKAAALTNAELGVLPQDKADVIARVCDEILAGEHDEQFPLVVWQTGSGTQSNMNVNEVISNRAIELLGGEIGSQTPVHPNDDVNKSQSSNDTFPTAMHIAAYTLLVETTLPKVEALQATFERKARDFMRVVKIGRTHLMDATPLTLGQELSGYAAQLKKSLEALQNTLPHLAELALGGTAVGTGLNAPEGFAERVAQRIADLTGHPFVTAENKFEALSAHDAVVETSGALKRLAVSLMHIANNVRLLASGPRCGIGEILIPENEPGSSIMPGKVNPTQAEAMTMVCAQVIGCDAAVTVAGTHGHFQLNVFKPVMIFNLLLAARLLGDACESFNEHCALGIEPNETRIRQHLTNSLMLVTALNTRIGYYKAAQIAKTAHAENLTLKEAAVKLGHLTEAEFDEIVVPEKMVGNLK; from the coding sequence ATGAGCCAAGCGTACCGCACCGAAAAAGACACCATGGGCGAGCTTCAGGTCCCCGCGGACAAGTACTGGGGGGCCCAGACCCAACGCAGCTTGCAAAACTTTCGGATCGGCGGGCAGCGGATGCCGCTAGAGGTCATCCGCGCCTTCGCCGTCCTTAAAAAGGCCGCCGCGCTGACCAACGCCGAGCTGGGCGTGCTGCCGCAGGACAAGGCCGACGTGATCGCGCGCGTGTGCGACGAGATCCTTGCAGGCGAGCACGACGAGCAGTTCCCGCTCGTGGTGTGGCAGACGGGTTCGGGGACGCAGTCGAACATGAACGTCAACGAGGTCATCTCAAACCGCGCCATCGAGCTTCTAGGCGGCGAGATCGGCTCGCAGACGCCCGTTCACCCCAACGACGACGTCAACAAGTCGCAGTCGTCTAATGACACCTTCCCGACGGCGATGCACATCGCGGCTTACACGCTCCTCGTCGAAACGACCCTGCCCAAGGTTGAGGCGTTGCAGGCGACCTTTGAGCGCAAGGCGCGCGACTTTATGCGGGTCGTCAAAATCGGCCGCACGCACCTCATGGACGCGACCCCGCTGACCTTGGGCCAGGAGCTCTCGGGCTACGCGGCGCAGCTCAAAAAGAGTCTCGAGGCACTCCAGAACACCCTGCCGCACCTCGCCGAGCTCGCCCTCGGCGGTACGGCGGTCGGTACGGGGTTAAACGCTCCAGAAGGGTTCGCCGAACGGGTGGCGCAGCGGATCGCCGACCTCACCGGGCACCCCTTCGTCACGGCGGAGAACAAGTTCGAGGCGCTCTCGGCCCACGACGCGGTGGTCGAGACCTCGGGCGCGCTCAAACGGCTCGCGGTCAGCCTCATGCATATTGCCAACAACGTCCGGCTGCTCGCTTCGGGGCCGCGTTGCGGCATCGGCGAAATCCTCATCCCCGAAAACGAACCGGGCAGCTCCATCATGCCGGGCAAGGTCAACCCGACCCAGGCCGAGGCGATGACCATGGTCTGCGCCCAGGTCATCGGCTGCGACGCGGCGGTGACGGTTGCCGGGACGCACGGCCACTTTCAGCTCAACGTCTTTAAACCGGTGATGATCTTTAACCTGCTCCTCGCGGCGCGGCTTCTGGGCGACGCCTGCGAGTCGTTTAACGAGCACTGCGCGCTCGGCATCGAACCGAACGAGACGCGCATCCGCCAGCACCTCACCAACTCGCTCATGCTGGTCACCGCCCTAAACACCCGCATCGGCTACTACAAAGCGGCGCAGATCGCCAAGACCGCGCACGCTGAGAACCTCACGCTCAAAGAGGCGGCGGTCAAACTCGGGCACCTCACGGAAGCCGAGTTCGACGAGATCGTGGTGCCGGAGAAGATGGTGGGAAACTTGAAGTGA
- a CDS encoding PKD domain-containing protein produces MTRWLSLGWWYVGGALLLSACSADPVGSAPAASVRPQVTLRATPGGPSGWTVRYTATATGFAGPVRYTFSSCGDFDERAGRHEGENTLLCHHFEPGERTVTVTAEDAAGTTATASVTRTITAAEVPYRGRWRWTLREGGGVRRGYLTITEADVMSKGSLPFDEFASRGRVFECTGETCEDRGEAAIYFSQTGLARPAYALNLQLGAVHPEGDATFGLTPEGAQRLYDGGLELIREGEG; encoded by the coding sequence ATGACGCGATGGCTTTCTCTAGGTTGGTGGTACGTAGGCGGCGCCCTTCTGCTCTCGGCTTGCTCCGCCGACCCCGTCGGGTCGGCCCCCGCCGCTTCGGTGAGACCGCAGGTCACGTTGCGTGCTACCCCCGGCGGTCCCTCGGGTTGGACGGTGCGCTACACCGCTACGGCGACGGGGTTCGCCGGCCCCGTGCGCTACACCTTCTCCTCGTGCGGCGACTTCGACGAGCGCGCGGGGCGGCACGAAGGGGAGAACACGCTCCTCTGCCACCACTTCGAACCGGGCGAGCGCACGGTGACGGTGACGGCGGAGGACGCGGCGGGCACCACCGCGACGGCGAGCGTGACGCGGACCATCACGGCGGCCGAGGTGCCCTACCGGGGGCGGTGGCGCTGGACCCTGCGGGAGGGCGGAGGGGTGCGGCGCGGCTACCTCACCATCACCGAGGCCGACGTGATGAGCAAAGGCTCGCTGCCCTTCGACGAGTTCGCGAGCCGCGGACGGGTCTTTGAGTGCACTGGGGAGACCTGCGAAGACCGCGGCGAGGCCGCTATCTACTTCTCTCAGACCGGGCTAGCGCGTCCGGCTTACGCCTTGAACCTGCAGCTCGGCGCGGTGCACCCGGAGGGCGACGCGACCTTTGGGCTGACGCCAGAGGGGGCGCAGCGGCTCTACGACGGCGGGCTCGAGCTCATCCGGGAGGGTGAGGGCTGA
- a CDS encoding type II toxin-antitoxin system VapC family toxin: MRVLLDTHTFLWYVGGDAALSKTCYELIESLENTIFVSAASLWEIAIKVSLGKLTVHEGHTIGELVEIGVYANRFELLGIAPKHLDGVRTLPFYHKDPFDRLLVAQALSDDLTLLSRDGGLGAYGVSVLW, from the coding sequence ATGAGGGTACTGCTCGATACCCATACGTTCCTCTGGTACGTAGGCGGTGACGCTGCGCTGAGCAAGACCTGCTACGAGCTCATTGAAAGCCTGGAAAACACGATTTTCGTCAGTGCGGCTAGCCTTTGGGAAATCGCCATCAAGGTGAGCTTGGGTAAGCTCACGGTGCACGAAGGGCACACCATCGGGGAGTTGGTGGAGATAGGCGTCTACGCCAACCGCTTCGAGCTGTTGGGTATTGCCCCTAAGCATCTCGACGGTGTGAGGACGCTCCCTTTTTACCACAAAGACCCCTTCGATCGCCTTCTGGTCGCCCAAGCGCTTAGCGACGACCTCACGCTGCTAAGCCGCGACGGGGGGCTTGGAGCGTATGGGGTGTCGGTGCTCTGGTAA
- a CDS encoding DUF2281 domain-containing protein, translating to MTTVPLKEAKERLEELLAEGAFMVRLDDGSVWRLEVKPLAGTSERRGGFGRARGWFTMSKDFDEPLEDFREYWE from the coding sequence ATGACGACGGTGCCGTTAAAAGAGGCTAAAGAGCGGCTTGAAGAGCTGCTCGCTGAGGGCGCGTTTATGGTGCGCCTCGACGACGGAAGCGTTTGGCGGCTCGAGGTCAAGCCGCTTGCGGGCACCTCCGAGCGGCGTGGGGGCTTCGGCAGGGCTCGGGGGTGGTTCACCATGTCCAAAGATTTCGATGAGCCCTTGGAGGACTTCCGAGAGTATTGGGAATGA
- the mntA gene encoding type VII toxin-antitoxin system MntA family adenylyltransferase antitoxin, producing MRASEGGIAADLERVRRIILAGLAGCPARVYLFGSRASGQARSASDIDVAVWPLAPLPEGTLAAIREALEETTIPYTIDLVDLRDADASFRARVIAEGVPWHEPSRRGE from the coding sequence GTGCGGGCGTCTGAAGGGGGGATCGCGGCTGACCTTGAGCGGGTGCGGCGGATCATTTTGGCGGGCCTCGCGGGGTGCCCGGCGCGCGTCTACCTGTTCGGCTCGAGGGCGTCGGGGCAGGCGCGCAGCGCTTCGGATATCGACGTGGCGGTGTGGCCGCTCGCCCCGCTCCCCGAGGGGACGCTCGCGGCGATTCGTGAAGCGCTCGAGGAGACGACCATCCCCTACACCATCGACCTCGTCGACTTGCGCGACGCCGACGCTAGCTTTCGCGCGCGTGTGATCGCGGAGGGGGTGCCGTGGCACGAGCCTAGTAGGCGCGGGGAGTAA
- a CDS encoding alpha/beta hydrolase, with product MKLRLDVPEWATHIVSDLTDMDRNPHPVDARKVRSFTLELPDDVYFEYAFLDAQGAMRADPKNPRRAENPWYPEVSAVTGPDYRPDALAEPEPLPTGEAQRLRFETPRLEGTRRVTLYTPKGFGGEALPVVYVQDGVAFYRYAKLHLVLEHLIRQRRARPAHVAFIEPVERTAEYGFNDAYRAFVLQEVLPEVERTVAATGERVALGASLGGLASTLLALDDPARFRTVVAFSGAFLGTPDDRRFYASKRSWVLAELRARERLPLRFYTETGTLEWLTGVNRELAALLRDKGYEHRYVERSAGHNWTNWKNGLGGALSFALERDPQRALEHSAEARRAGV from the coding sequence ATGAAGCTCCGCCTCGACGTCCCCGAGTGGGCGACGCACATCGTCTCCGACCTTACCGACATGGACCGCAACCCGCATCCGGTGGACGCGCGCAAGGTCCGCTCCTTTACGCTCGAGCTCCCCGACGACGTGTACTTCGAGTACGCTTTTCTGGACGCGCAGGGTGCGATGCGGGCCGACCCCAAGAACCCGCGTCGCGCCGAAAACCCCTGGTACCCCGAGGTGAGCGCCGTGACCGGCCCCGACTACCGCCCCGACGCTCTCGCCGAACCGGAGCCGTTGCCGACCGGCGAGGCGCAGCGGCTGCGTTTCGAGACGCCCCGTTTGGAGGGGACGCGGCGCGTCACCCTCTACACCCCCAAGGGCTTTGGGGGCGAGGCGCTCCCCGTCGTCTACGTCCAAGACGGCGTCGCCTTCTACCGCTACGCCAAGCTCCATCTGGTGCTCGAGCACCTCATCCGTCAGCGGCGCGCCCGCCCCGCCCACGTGGCGTTTATCGAACCCGTCGAGCGCACCGCCGAGTACGGTTTTAACGACGCCTACCGCGCGTTCGTCCTGCAGGAGGTGCTCCCCGAGGTTGAACGCACGGTCGCCGCGACCGGCGAACGGGTCGCGCTAGGGGCGAGCTTGGGCGGGCTCGCGAGCACGCTGCTGGCGCTCGATGACCCGGCGCGCTTCCGCACGGTAGTGGCGTTTTCAGGGGCCTTTTTGGGGACGCCGGACGACCGGCGCTTCTACGCCTCCAAACGCTCTTGGGTGCTCGCGGAGCTCCGCGCCCGCGAGCGGCTGCCGCTGCGCTTCTACACCGAAACGGGCACCCTGGAGTGGCTGACGGGGGTCAACCGCGAGCTCGCCGCCCTTTTGCGGGACAAGGGCTATGAGCACCGCTACGTGGAGCGGAGCGCGGGCCACAACTGGACGAACTGGAAAAACGGTCTCGGGGGGGCGCTGTCGTTCGCCCTGGAGCGGGACCCCCAGCGGGCCCTAGAGCACTCGGCAGAGGCGCGGCGTGCGGGCGTCTGA
- a CDS encoding MalY/PatB family protein, with product MHPFDRLTLETLRAKSCLKWTHYSALQGARDVLPLWVADMDFPPAQAIIGALEARARSGNLGYPAGYPGGEPGLQAAVAAWLDARHGWRVAESDIWPLHGVIPGLYLGVRALASSGEAVVLQPPLYPPFMAAVADTGRETQHNPLVWTGTQWAFDLDQLDALIRPHTRALVLCNPHNPTGRVFSREELAALAELVLRHRLWVISDELHSDLVYPGAQHVPFASLGDEVAERTVTLLGPTKSFNLAGLKVGFVITQNAALRKRLERLGAGLVTPPNVMAQAAARAAYTQGAGWLEDTLAYLQRNRDLVTRFVEAYLPGSAYAPPEGTYLAWLDLRGLGLGETLYERLLACGVGLSEGRHNGPGGEGFARLNFATTTTILEEALERLRGGLRLG from the coding sequence ATGCACCCTTTTGACCGCCTTACCCTCGAGACCCTGCGCGCGAAAAGCTGTTTGAAGTGGACGCACTACAGCGCGCTGCAAGGAGCGCGCGACGTGCTCCCATTATGGGTCGCCGACATGGACTTTCCGCCCGCGCAGGCGATCATCGGCGCGCTCGAGGCGCGCGCTCGGAGCGGCAACCTCGGGTATCCGGCGGGCTACCCGGGCGGCGAGCCGGGGTTGCAGGCAGCGGTCGCGGCTTGGCTCGACGCGCGCCACGGCTGGCGGGTCGCCGAGAGCGACATCTGGCCGCTTCACGGCGTCATCCCCGGCCTCTACCTCGGGGTGCGCGCGCTCGCCTCGAGCGGCGAGGCGGTGGTGCTGCAACCCCCCCTCTACCCGCCCTTTATGGCGGCCGTCGCGGACACGGGGCGCGAGACGCAGCACAACCCGCTCGTCTGGACGGGAACGCAATGGGCGTTCGATCTCGACCAGCTCGACGCCCTGATCCGCCCCCACACCCGCGCGCTCGTGCTCTGCAACCCGCACAACCCGACCGGGCGCGTGTTCTCCCGCGAGGAGCTGGCGGCGCTCGCCGAGCTCGTGCTGCGCCACCGCCTCTGGGTGATCTCGGATGAGCTGCATAGCGACCTCGTCTACCCGGGGGCGCAGCACGTGCCCTTCGCCTCACTCGGCGACGAGGTCGCCGAGCGCACCGTGACGCTTCTCGGGCCGACGAAGAGCTTTAACCTCGCGGGCCTCAAAGTCGGCTTCGTTATCACCCAGAACGCCGCGCTGCGCAAACGCTTGGAGCGCCTGGGGGCTGGGCTCGTCACCCCGCCCAACGTCATGGCGCAGGCCGCGGCGAGAGCCGCCTACACGCAAGGGGCGGGGTGGCTGGAGGACACCCTGGCGTATTTGCAGCGCAACCGCGACCTTGTCACGCGTTTTGTCGAGGCGTACCTGCCGGGGAGCGCCTACGCCCCCCCCGAGGGCACCTACCTCGCGTGGCTCGATCTGCGCGGTCTGGGGCTGGGAGAAACGCTCTACGAGCGGCTTTTGGCGTGCGGCGTCGGGCTCAGCGAGGGGCGCCACAACGGCCCCGGCGGGGAGGGCTTCGCGCGGCTCAACTTCGCGACGACCACCACGATCCTCGAGGAGGCCCTGGAGCGCCTCAGAGGGGGGTTGAGGCTTGGCTGA
- a CDS encoding uracil-DNA glycosylase, which translates to MAEPFDPAPEALLSCTRCPRLVAHREAVARVKRRAYRLEPYWGRPVPGFGDPEARIVLLGLAPGAHGSNRTGRMFTGDGSGAFLYPALWRAGLANQPRAAHRDDGLVLRGVFITAAARCVPPDNKPTREELQSCRGWLARDFAGLPNVKVVVALGRVAHESYLELISRGQRLVKARYGFAHGALHTFAGAPPLLDAYHVSLQNTNTGRLTPEMFDAVLARAKELAGGD; encoded by the coding sequence TTGGCTGAACCCTTCGACCCCGCCCCCGAAGCCCTGCTGAGCTGCACGCGCTGTCCGCGCCTGGTCGCGCACCGCGAGGCGGTCGCGCGCGTCAAACGGCGGGCCTACCGGCTCGAGCCCTACTGGGGCCGCCCCGTACCGGGGTTCGGTGACCCAGAAGCGCGCATCGTGCTGCTCGGGCTCGCACCGGGGGCGCACGGGAGCAACCGCACCGGACGGATGTTTACGGGCGACGGCTCGGGGGCGTTTCTCTACCCCGCCCTGTGGCGCGCGGGGCTCGCCAACCAACCCCGCGCGGCGCACCGAGACGACGGGCTGGTGCTAAGGGGCGTCTTCATCACGGCCGCCGCGCGCTGCGTCCCGCCGGACAACAAACCGACGCGGGAGGAGTTACAAAGCTGCCGGGGCTGGCTCGCGCGCGACTTCGCGGGGCTCCCGAACGTCAAGGTCGTCGTGGCGCTCGGCCGCGTCGCCCACGAGAGCTACCTCGAGCTCATCAGCCGCGGCCAGCGGCTCGTCAAGGCCCGCTATGGCTTCGCGCACGGCGCGCTGCACACCTTTGCGGGGGCACCGCCCCTCCTCGACGCCTACCACGTGAGCCTGCAGAACACCAACACGGGCCGGCTCACGCCTGAGATGTTCGACGCGGTGTTGGCGCGGGCCAAAGAGCTCGCGGGGGGTGACTAG
- a CDS encoding serine O-acetyltransferase, whose translation MQADLFRATGRLGAGALLGAFFGHAGFKYCALMRTCTFLHSRKSLRYTLYPVARLVMKQFSYRYGIQIPPQMDIGPGLFIGHVGGIVVNGRTKIGKNCNLSQNVTIGQTNRGAKQGCPVIGDNVYIGPGAVIVGRVRVGNNVAIGANCVVTKDVPDNAVVVGIPGRVISDEGSAGYVNRTEYEARLFPDAQAQ comes from the coding sequence GTGCAGGCCGACCTCTTTCGCGCGACGGGCCGCTTGGGTGCGGGCGCGCTGCTTGGCGCCTTTTTCGGCCATGCGGGCTTTAAGTACTGCGCCCTCATGCGCACCTGCACCTTCCTTCACAGCCGCAAGAGCCTGCGCTACACCCTCTATCCGGTGGCGCGTTTGGTGATGAAGCAGTTTTCCTACCGCTACGGGATCCAGATCCCCCCGCAGATGGACATCGGCCCGGGGCTTTTCATCGGGCACGTCGGAGGCATCGTCGTCAACGGACGGACCAAGATCGGCAAGAACTGCAACCTGTCGCAAAACGTCACCATCGGGCAGACCAACCGGGGGGCCAAGCAGGGCTGCCCAGTGATCGGCGACAACGTCTACATCGGTCCGGGCGCCGTCATCGTCGGGCGCGTCCGGGTCGGCAACAACGTCGCCATCGGCGCCAACTGCGTCGTGACCAAAGACGTCCCCGACAACGCGGTCGTCGTCGGCATCCCCGGCCGGGTGATCTCCGACGAAGGGTCGGCGGGCTACGTCAACCGCACCGAGTACGAAGCGCGCCTCTTCCCGGACGCCCAAGCCCAGTAA